ATTCTGTGACCCTGCATCTCCCTCGCTTCTCCTCTTCCGCCCGCGAGGGTCGTCTCGTCCGTCGCGACGATCGTCTGGTCGTAGACCTCCTTCACGCTGACCTCGTCCTCCTCTACCGTTGTTTGCCCAGTCTTCACCACTGCGGCTGTTTTGGCTATCACCTCTGTGCCGACCATCGCGGCCTTGTACGAGGTCTCTTCCGGTAGGAGGAGGCCCCATTGGTTCGCGTGGAGCGCCACCGGATTCTCTGTTGGAGCGTCTGGATTCACGCTCTTCCCTACCACCCTCTCCAGCCCCTGAACGACGGTCACGGTGTTCACGATGCTCCTTGTCTCGACCTTGACTTCGATCACGATCGCGATCACGGCTTCCTCGACGCGAAGATCTATTTGATCGACTTTCGCGATCGCGTCGGCCACGCTCATGCTCACTACGGCCTGATCCTTCATCTCCATTGGCAGGCGCTCGAGTTGAAGATTCGTTCCTGACCGGATCTGGACGCTCTTGTGCTGGTGTGGTGGCAGGCGAACCCCCAGTCAAGACTTGAGCATCTGAGCCACCGCCAAGGGGTTGGCGTGCCTGACCTCTCCTTCCGCTGCTGCTTCGGGTGGTGTCGGGCATGTTGGCTTGGGCTTGTTGCAAGGTGCTATTGATGCCCGCGAGCTGCCTTCGGCCACCACTGCGACGCTCGCTGGAAGCCGGTCCGGTTGGAACATTTGGTTCACCGGCTGGAGAACCAGTATACCCTCCAGGTGTTTGTCGTGGACCAGAATTGGGACGATCAGGAGTGTTTGTTCCACCCATTGACTGTCGGCCATGTCCATGGCTATTGCTGGGCCCATGTGGTGGTTGTCCCGGAGGAGGGGGAGGTAGCGGGTTACCGCCACCACCGATCTGAGCAAGACGCTCGGGATGAACGCCTGTAGGAGTTGCATTGACTGACGCGGGAGAGGGCATGTTCTGGCCAGGACCAGCATTTCTGAGTCTGCCCCCGGGGCCTCCAGGTGCGCTTGCAGGAGTAGCTGGACCAGCATTCTGCTCGTAGCCTCTTCGCCCACGTGCTGATGATGGGCCAGTAGGAGGGGGTCGATCTGGAGTGGCCGGTCCCTCGGCTTCGGGACCAGCAAATCGGCTGTCGAGTCGACCTGGAAGAGCCTGTGGTCCACCATGGCCTCTTGTTGAACCTCGTCCACGAGCCTTGGGGCCATATGGAATATCGGCCACGGGCTGAATAGCATTGAGGCGGCCGTACGAATCGTCTTGATGCGCGGGCTTGTGATCAGGCTCAGAGGCACGCGCCGAAGCGGCATGGAAACCAGAAGCGTCACGGCCCTTTGGTGCAGAAGGCCGTTCATTCTCGCGGTCCACCGGTCTGTCCCCACGGTAGTTTCCTGGCAACGGCGAACGCTCTCGAGGATCTCGTCCAGAGGGTCGATGTTCCAGAGGATAGTTTCGGTCAAGTCGTTCTTCACGACCACCTCGGCGAGGTGATTGAGCACGAGAGACATGTTCTCGCGTTTCATTCCTGGGGGCACGCGATGGTGTGCTATCCCTGTTGCCCATCAACGCCGCCCTCTCCGGGTTGATCGTGTCGAGCGGCTCAACAGGAGCGGCCTTGCGCCCCCTGCCTCGGTCAGATTCAGGCGCACGAGTTTGCTTATTGTCTTGAGCAAATAGAGCAGCTCTCTCTGGGTTGATATGGGGCTCGGGTGCCTCAGCAGCGGCAGGTACAGTAGGAGCTGAGGTTGGGGTGTCATTCAGACGGCCATGATCATGACCTCTGCTGCTCTTAGCATCTCGGGGCCGTTCTCGCTCGTGTTCGCCGCGACGCCCTCCATCAGATCGGGATGGCTCTCTACCGTGTTCCTGTGTTCGTCGGTCAGGGAACTCACGAGGACGGTCTTGACGAGTGGGGTCGAAATTCCGCGAATCTCTTTGGTCTCGTGGTTCGCGTGTTTCCCTAGAATCTCGTTGATCCCTATTTTCACGAACTTCTCTAGGCTCTCGTGAATCTCTGGAGCGTGAATCTCGTGGTTCCTTTCCGTCACGACGCTCATGGCTCCTAGATTGGTTAAATCGATCAGGAGTGTAGGCAGGGATCTGCACGTCAGGTCGACTAGGGAGGGTATGGGGAGGGCGTTCAGGCAACGTATTAGGCCGAGAATCATGTTTCCCGGATGAACCAGCTCCTGAATTTGTGTTTGCGGCACGAGGCCCTGAAGGTGTTTGATCACGTTTGGCCGAGTTGGACTCTCGGGTCGATCCTGGTTTGGCGGGTAACAAGTCCTTCGCGGGGCCTGTAGGTTTTGCCGAATCTGTTCCAGAGGTCTTTGAATCCTTGACCTccccatcttcctcttctgctGTGTTTTGTTTTCCTCTAAAGGGCCTGCTCATGTTAGACTAAGAAATACTCGGAGGGCATCAAGACCTACTTTGCGGAGCCAGGTTTGAACTCCGGAGCGGTTGCACGTAAAGATGCCTTTTCTGACTCGTTCTGCGCAGGTCCAGCCTATTGTGTGTTAGTCATGTCATATAATGTAGTTTCGGGATACTTACACCACCAGGGCGGAAGGCCTGTACCATGACCCATTTATTTTTCCTCCTCTGCAGTTCTGACATTGCACCTTGTGCGGCGACTGACAGATCAACACGACCACCAACCTCACTAGCTGGTGTTGGCTTTGCAACAGACTCTTGTTTGGTAATAGTTTGAAGGAGCGAAGAAAATTTGGAGGCCATAAAATCGATCGCAGGGAAGAAGTCAAGGACCGCCTTCAACACTGTAATAGCGTTTCGAATGTGCATCCATTCCGCACCTTCCAAACAAGTACGGAGAGCACTGTTCAAATTCTTATGCCAGCGGAACAGCATATCGCGGAATTGCTCGTGCTCTACAAATGTCAAGGGCTTTCCGTTGTCGTCAAAAGTTAGAGCAAACCCAAGACGAGGTTGATCGCTCGGCCCTTTGCCTTCCTTGTCATACGCACCCAACCTGGGCTGATCTTTGGACTTATCCTTTTCATTGGGGACGGGTGCGTTCTTGTGCCAGCGTGACAAGTCTTCCAAGATCAGCTTCAAAAAACGACCGAGATATTCAGCCTCCATAACGGTTGATGTGAATATAAGAGACCTCAAGCGGTTGGCATTGAATAGCCGATCGTAGAGAGACATCAACTGGAAGCCTGGAGCATTCCCTTCGTGAAGCGCTTTGATAAATTTGTAAGTATACTCGGCATCAGCTTTGGATAGAAGCAGACGAGGAAGGAAGCACTGCTCGAGCAACGTGTCGGAAATGCTGTCGGGCTTGGCTCGAGGCTCTGGGAATGAAGACTGGAACTGCTTGCTCAGAAAATACTTCCACTTCGCCTGTCGTAAGAGATGTTCGCCGCATTCTTCGGAAAGGCCGATCTGAAGCTGCATAAGCTCCTTTCGCTTTTCCATTTTGCGTTCTTGTCCTCTTCGTGACATGTCGCTGCGATCTCGTGTAATAGCAAGGTCTTCGGCTCTGAGACGGTCTTTCTCTTGCTTGTAGATCTTATCAGGGCAGTAGAGATCGCCTAGCTGAAGAGCCCAGAAGGTCACATAGAGATCTGGGGTAATCTTCTGCCAGGTCTCAGGACGGGCAGCATCTTGAATAGTTTCCACCAGAGGCTGCAGTGCTGATTTCATGAGAGAATTATCTTCAGACTTTTGTGTCTGCGGCAGGTTAGTGGAGGGGTTCCGCGTTATTGCATCTTGGGAACCCACCTGGTCGTCGGCCTGTGGTGTCTCTTGGCCGGGTGTATCGTTGCCGCCATTTGTGACGGGCGTATTGGACATGGTAACGTCCCCTTCCTTGTCTGTAGATTGAGCAATTTGAGCCTTTTCTTTGGTTTCTTCAGTCTTCTTTtgcttccaagggaacatgCGGTGGGCGAGGCTTGCCCTGCCTATCATGAACGCCAGACCGACATCGAGACCGTAGGAATTGATGAGTTCGGGAATAGAGGGGACAAGGCCATCGAAGCTGGCCGGGTCCATGTTGCTCCAGAGGAGGTCGAGGTATTGGATTAGAATGCGGTGAGAATCATCAATCATCGAGGAAAGATACTTGATATGAGCTTCATCCTCTGGCACTTGGAAAAGTGCTGCTTGTCGGTATTGCGCTAGACTGATGAGAAGCTGTGCAGCAAGCTTGGAGTCCGTTAAAGCTTGGACAAGACGCTTTGAGCTTTTGATGCTGTCAAAACGCTTATCCTGGCCACGAATTAGAGTATGTCGTCGCAGGTATTCACCTCCGGCCATTGACATGATTTGATGGTCCGTGAAATCAACCGAATCCACAATTCCACCCATGGAAGTGATGAGCTCCTTGAGGATGATAAGGTCGGTAGAGTTACCCTTGATCAGCTGGTCGTTGACATATTGAAGAACTGGTGTAGCGTTCAATACAGTATATCGCCGGAAAACTCTGCCAGAGAACCTTGACAAGGCCTGCAACCATTTACTGGTAGTGAGGGCGTGTTCAGCTTGAGTACGGCTCCTGGATTTTCCGAGAGAGCTCATCAGGGACCACACAAGCACATCGTAGGACAGGTCTGTAA
This Fusarium poae strain DAOMC 252244 chromosome 3, whole genome shotgun sequence DNA region includes the following protein-coding sequences:
- a CDS encoding hypothetical protein (TransMembrane:1 (i484-503o)~BUSCO:707at5125) — encoded protein: MPPKRKRNDRQSIEGGRSSPHRPGETSLGQHDREDNMSRNRGRGPRGPGRRDSSQGHGRAPPNQPNPTPPQRRPGSSHAPPPPPPPPPAIKKPTYIPPPLIRPPSPVRSNYRYNNLTDEKISAWAEGGRDEMIQHGKQSRDDVDITELSSLFQEFVHAVVEGRLSPADAGTCVKEILGDETTEIIKDSYAFAPHTLFLDSLSIVMDNEPAIYRPTLREFVLTAGVSSNLMRQVLDPEVLQQLGLIRDNFVKLGIKQATNLLYRQANYNLLREETEGYSKLITELFTTSSVAPPPPEMAEQTFERIKALIGTFDLDVGRVLDVTLDVAAAVLIKQFKFFVKFLRVSSWWPRSHLKFSAAVYVGGLPLWATPEYLQWTTTEEDEKVLEERKRVRDIAFWSRAREVHIAAFFELGGRQVADSDSQQLTITNGSPGEDAAADIERQWVQETKTLPPPGNRTAAQLLGFKLRFYNSDARDESDVLPANLLYLAALLIKIGFISLTDLYPHLSPADEDMEMVREKEMKRIEEAERTAKGGPMNALLMAGVLPQGDDDNPNGSNLPRRELPKKAEADAKEAAAEAADNKPKLPEPLEQKVALLTQLLTIGAIPESLFILGRFPWIPEVFPEVLERIHRVLHYSVDKVFHDSRPIVVGESGCPTKLVPDFDQSGLPKGSVRLSRLTTRKSLRWPFPDKIDTNESQNYRYYWDEWADNIPVCQTVDDIFTLCGTLLNISGVNIGKDEALLTKLARIGAKSLGEDRSEQNLTRWHDLLRRLLLPALSHTKANASAVNAIWELMRHYPMTTRYSMYAEWFEGQISRLPAMKAAFAKATSETRGTMKRVSLTNLSEMAKQLAKTSYSSPGIVFRVAFEQLESYPNLIDAFVECAKYFTDLSYDVLVWSLMSSLGKSRSRTQAEHALTTSKWLQALSRFSGRVFRRYTVLNATPVLQYVNDQLIKGNSTDLIILKELITSMGGIVDSVDFTDHQIMSMAGGEYLRRHTLIRGQDKRFDSIKSSKRLVQALTDSKLAAQLLISLAQYRQAALFQVPEDEAHIKYLSSMIDDSHRILIQYLDLLWSNMDPASFDGLVPSIPELINSYGLDVGLAFMIGRASLAHRMFPWKQKKTEETKEKAQIAQSTDKEGDVTMSNTPVTNGGNDTPGQETPQADDQTQKSEDNSLMKSALQPLVETIQDAARPETWQKITPDLYVTFWALQLGDLYCPDKIYKQEKDRLRAEDLAITRDRSDMSRRGQERKMEKRKELMQLQIGLSEECGEHLLRQAKWKYFLSKQFQSSFPEPRAKPDSISDTLLEQCFLPRLLLSKADAEYTYKFIKALHEGNAPGFQLMSLYDRLFNANRLRSLIFTSTVMEAEYLGRFLKLILEDLSRWHKNAPVPNEKDKSKDQPRLGAYDKEGKGPSDQPRLGFALTFDDNGKPLTFVEHEQFRDMLFRWHKNLNSALRTCLEGAEWMHIRNAITVLKAVLDFFPAIDFMASKFSSLLQTITKQESVAKPTPASEVGGRVDLSVAAQGAMSELQRRKNKWVMVQAFRPGGAGPAQNESEKASLRATAPEFKPGSAKPFRGKQNTAEEEDGEVKDSKTSGTDSAKPTGPAKDLLPAKPGSTRESNSAKRDQTPSGPRAANTNSGAGSSGKHDSRPNTLPERPPHTLPSRPDVQIPAYTPDRFNQSRSHERRDGKEPRDSRSRDSREPREVRENRDQRDSRETREPRDQRDSRNFDPTRQDRPREFPDRRTQEHGREPSRSDGGRRGEHERERPRDAKSSRGHDHGRLNDTPTSAPTVPAAAEAPEPHINPERAALFAQDNKQTRAPESDRGRGRKAAPVEPLDTINPERAALMGNRDSTPSRAPRNETREHVSRAQSPRRGGREERLDRNYPLEHRPSGRDPRERSPLPGNYRGDRPVDRENERPSAPKGRDASGFHAASARASEPDHKPAHQDDSYGRLNAIQPVADIPYGPKARGRGSTRGHGGPQALPGRLDSRFAGPEAEGPATPDRPPPTGPSSARGRRGYEQNAGPATPASAPGGPGGRLRNAGPGQNMPSPASVNATPTGVHPERLAQIGGGGNPLPPPPPGQPPHGPSNSHGHGRQSMGGTNTPDRPNSGPRQTPGGYTGSPAGEPNVPTGPASSERRSGGRRQLAGINSTLQQAQANMPDTTRSSSGRRGQARQPLGGGSDAQVLTGGSPATTPAQERPDPVRNESSTRAPANGDEGSGRSEHERGRRDRESRSNRSSRRGSRDRDRDRSQGRDKEHREHRDRRSGAGEGGREERESRRSNRESGGAPREPMGPPPTGRDLVQGRDGRHRGDSQNSRSGEDWANNGRGGRGQREGGLRPDDRRDGRDDPRGRKRRSEGDAGSQNDREKRARR